Proteins from a single region of Calonectris borealis chromosome 14, bCalBor7.hap1.2, whole genome shotgun sequence:
- the SAAL1 gene encoding protein SAAL1 isoform X2: MGVFAKSKCPRLTEICVGILGNMACFQDICMSISKDENLGQVLLQRLCDSDSPTLLETSRLLLTCLSQPEVANVWVERIRENPSVYDCVCFIMSSSTNVELLVKVGEVVDKLFDLDEELMLNWIKNGTCRSVGPSVDDSPEELPDFKIVPCILEAAKQVRSDNPEGLDVYMHILQLLTTVDEGIQAIVQAPDGGKETWGLLYDLVCHELCQPDDPPIIVQEQKTVLASILSVLSAMFASQTEQEYTKIRKNMPLIGSLIRILQYMEGCGKRSVDNSKESEQQETGRADLNEEDFHLKILKDICCELLSNMLQELTKENTLEGLHQGHLNEQTCSCAFQNLLPLYFASVESFLEVLREADQTLADNLEKRFPSLKVHA, translated from the exons TAGTAAAGATGAGAATCTCGG CCAAGTGTTATTGCAACGTTTGTGTGATTCAGACTCTCCAACTCTTCTGGAAACAAGCAG GTTGTTGTTAACATGCCTCTCCCAGCCTGAAGTGGCCAATGTCTGGGTTGAGAGAATCCGAGAAAACCCTTCTGTGTATGACTGTGTTTGCTTTATCATGTCCAGCTCTACAAATG TTGAATTGCTGGTAAAAGTGGGTGAAGTGGTGGACAAACTCTTTGATCTAGATGAAGAGTTAATGTTAAACTGGATTAAAAATGGCACTTGTCGGTCTGTGGGCCCGTCTGTAGATGATTCCCCCGAAGAACTTCCAGATTTTAAGATTGTGCCTTGTATACTTGAAGCAGCCAAACAAGTCCG ATCAGATAATCCGGAAGGACTTGatgtttatatgcatattttgcaGCTCCTGACCACGGTGGATGAGGGTATTCAGGCTATCG tGCAGGCTCCTGATGGAGGAAAAGAGACTTGGGGTTTGCTTTATGACCTTGTTTGCCATGAACTTTGCCAGCCAGATGATCCACCGATCATTGTGCAGGAGCAGAAGACTGTGTTGGCCTCTATTTTGTCCGTACTGTCTGCTATGTTTGCTTCACAGACAGAACAAGAATACACCAAGATAAGGAAAA ATATGCCTCTGATTGGGAGCTTGATTCGTATCTTACAATACATGGAGGGCTGTGGAAAGAGATCTGTTGATAATTCAAAGGAGTCCGAACAACAAGAGACTGGAAGGGCTGATCTAAATGAGGaagatttccatttaaaaattttgaagGATATTTGCTGTGAATTACTTTCCAATATGCTTCAAGAACTGACCAAG gaaaataCATTAGAAGGACTGCACCAGGGACACTTAAATGAACAGACATGTTCCTGTGCATTTCAGAACCTCTTACCTTTGTATTTTGCATCG GTGGAGAGTTTCCTTGAAGTTCTGCGTGAGGCTGATCAGACACTTGCTGACAATCTAGAAAAACGTTTCCCAAGCCTGAAGGTTCACGCTTAA